A part of Halobaculum sp. MBLA0143 genomic DNA contains:
- a CDS encoding lysostaphin resistance A-like protein → MVTLSARSRAFLSGYGLGIGGALLALVLGLIAALAMFALGAVGAQVSTEARIVVLLVFGQYVPFMGFPLAYLSVYRGFSWSDVRSYLGVRVPSLKELGFVVGGLFSVFALVLGMSIVVQLVGVTPAENNASQVAQQSDSLALLLVVASLVVIGPCEETLFRGTVQNRLREEFSAPTAITLTAVLFAAVHVTALTGGAGARAVTIGVLLVPSFVFGITYELTDNLVVPTLIHGTWNAMLFSLILLGGQVAETSVVLPL, encoded by the coding sequence ATGGTCACGCTGTCGGCTCGATCGCGTGCGTTTCTCTCCGGGTACGGGCTCGGGATCGGGGGAGCGCTTCTCGCGCTCGTTCTCGGACTGATCGCGGCGCTCGCCATGTTCGCGCTCGGGGCGGTCGGCGCGCAGGTGTCGACGGAGGCCCGGATCGTCGTGTTGCTCGTCTTCGGGCAGTACGTCCCGTTCATGGGGTTCCCGCTGGCCTACCTCTCCGTGTACCGTGGGTTCTCCTGGTCGGACGTCCGGTCGTACCTCGGCGTCCGCGTCCCGAGTCTGAAGGAGCTCGGGTTCGTCGTCGGGGGGCTGTTCTCAGTGTTCGCGCTCGTCCTCGGGATGAGTATCGTCGTCCAACTGGTGGGAGTCACCCCGGCAGAGAACAACGCCAGCCAGGTGGCCCAGCAGTCGGACTCGCTGGCGTTGTTGTTGGTCGTCGCCTCGCTCGTCGTGATCGGCCCCTGCGAGGAGACCCTGTTCCGGGGCACCGTCCAGAACCGCCTCCGGGAGGAGTTCTCGGCGCCGACGGCGATCACGCTGACGGCGGTCCTGTTCGCGGCGGTCCACGTCACCGCGCTCACCGGCGGGGCCGGCGCTCGGGCGGTGACGATCGGCGTTCTGCTCGTCCCGAGCTTCGTGTTCGGGATCACCTACGAGCTCACCGACAACCTCGTCGTCCCCACGCTGATCCACGGCACCTGGAACGCGATGCTGTTCTCGCTGATCCTGTTGGGCGGTCAGGTCGCCGAGACGAGTGTCGTCCTGCCGCTGTAG
- a CDS encoding methyltransferase, giving the protein MSVDRESLRDNARYLRNVRPVDPEEVYEYLPDQPHPAVVRRALREEAFDLGLRERDDGTFVPVTEEPVPAPGWEPTAFPEQYDRAVESALIEAFGREWYDGDSGHQLRERIRELKENYYRGQAVSYDEEAALAYAVYHGADFYAATGYCLDPLARRGLLDRRLRVLDVGAGTGGPALAIHDYLPDDAVVDYHAVEPSANADVFETVVAETGRNFRTTVHRTTAEALDPAEVGGVDLLVFGNVLSELDAPAATVQRYCETLTDDGTCLLLAPADLETATNLRSVERSVVDGSEFDVYAPTLRLWPDASPSDDGWSFDERTSVTPPATQEQLAGAARPDEFPDREDFDAEQFRNGSVRFAYALLRRDGERRLPVRASPDRHARLAEAETHVTNRVNCLVVKLSRNLADGGNPVYRVGDGSQTVDHYAVSTRESVLNEELRTAPYGTVLSVENVLVLWNDDEEAYNLVCDAETVVDSLG; this is encoded by the coding sequence GTGAGCGTCGACCGAGAGTCGCTGCGCGACAACGCGCGGTACCTGCGGAACGTGCGGCCGGTGGACCCGGAGGAGGTGTACGAGTACCTCCCGGACCAGCCACACCCGGCGGTCGTCCGGCGGGCGCTGCGGGAGGAGGCGTTCGACCTCGGGCTGCGGGAACGAGACGACGGGACGTTCGTCCCGGTCACGGAGGAGCCGGTGCCGGCGCCAGGGTGGGAGCCGACGGCGTTCCCGGAACAGTACGACCGGGCGGTCGAGTCGGCGCTGATCGAGGCGTTCGGCCGGGAGTGGTACGACGGCGACAGCGGCCACCAGCTGCGGGAACGGATCCGAGAGCTGAAGGAGAACTACTACCGCGGGCAGGCGGTGTCGTACGACGAGGAGGCGGCGCTGGCGTACGCCGTCTACCACGGCGCGGACTTCTACGCGGCGACGGGCTACTGTCTGGACCCGTTGGCGCGGCGAGGGCTGTTGGACCGTCGCCTCCGGGTGTTGGACGTGGGCGCGGGAACCGGCGGGCCGGCGCTGGCGATCCACGACTACCTCCCGGACGACGCCGTCGTGGACTACCACGCCGTCGAGCCGTCGGCGAACGCGGACGTGTTCGAGACGGTCGTCGCCGAGACGGGTCGGAACTTCCGGACGACCGTCCACCGGACGACGGCGGAGGCGCTTGACCCCGCCGAGGTCGGCGGGGTAGACCTGCTCGTGTTCGGGAACGTGTTGTCGGAGTTGGACGCCCCGGCGGCGACGGTACAGCGGTACTGCGAGACACTGACCGACGACGGGACGTGTCTCCTGTTGGCGCCGGCAGACCTGGAGACGGCGACGAACCTCCGGTCGGTGGAGCGGTCGGTCGTCGACGGCAGCGAGTTCGACGTGTACGCGCCCACACTCCGGCTGTGGCCGGACGCGTCGCCGTCGGACGACGGCTGGTCGTTCGACGAACGGACCTCGGTGACGCCGCCGGCGACGCAGGAACAGCTCGCCGGGGCGGCACGGCCGGACGAGTTCCCCGACCGCGAGGACTTCGACGCCGAGCAGTTCCGCAACGGGAGCGTGCGGTTCGCGTACGCGTTGCTGCGTCGGGACGGGGAGCGACGGCTGCCGGTGCGGGCGAGTCCGGACCGCCACGCCCGGCTGGCGGAGGCGGAGACACACGTCACGAACCGGGTGAACTGTCTCGTGGTGAAGCTGTCGCGGAACCTCGCGGACGGCGGCAACCCGGTGTACCGCGTCGGCGACGGGTCACAGACGGTAGACCACTACGCCGTGTCGACGCGGGAGTCGGTGTTGAACGAGGAGCTACGGACGGCACCGTACGGCACGGTGTTGTCCGTCGAGAACGTGCTCGTCCTGTGGAACGACGACGAGGAGGCGTACAACCTGGTGTGTGACGCGGAGACGGTCGTCGACAGCCTGGGGTGA
- a CDS encoding prohibitin family protein, whose translation MSGNDLPETSLPVGRVVGVAVLMIVGVVVAGGAVYTVDQGERGVVTRNGAVIGSVDEGLHFKAPVIDAIHRYDVRSNAYTMSSKSGEGSGASGERVSRDDSIDALSSEGMELNIDATVRYHIGSDQVRSLYTNVAVDEAGVVEKIVRPTSRAAIRDCASNYKGLAVYSSERESFQSCVDDKISSEFAENGVILETVQVRSINLPQSVIDAINEKQAAEKRVEKKEAEIEIARKEKQKAEIEAEAEAERIRIKGRALQRNPQVLQLRYIEALQTGNTIYVPADSSSFTLTREVARGNTTTANTTTTNTTTNTTG comes from the coding sequence GGTTGGACGCGTGGTAGGTGTCGCGGTGTTGATGATCGTCGGCGTCGTCGTCGCCGGCGGAGCGGTGTACACGGTCGACCAGGGGGAACGCGGGGTCGTCACCCGCAACGGCGCGGTGATCGGGAGCGTGGACGAGGGACTCCACTTCAAGGCGCCGGTGATCGACGCGATCCACCGGTACGACGTGCGATCGAACGCGTACACGATGTCGAGTAAGTCCGGCGAGGGGTCGGGCGCCTCCGGCGAACGGGTGTCGCGCGACGACTCCATCGACGCGCTCTCCTCGGAGGGGATGGAGTTGAACATCGACGCGACGGTGCGGTACCACATCGGGTCGGACCAGGTGCGGAGTCTGTACACGAACGTCGCAGTCGACGAGGCGGGGGTCGTCGAGAAGATCGTGCGACCGACGTCGCGGGCGGCGATCCGGGACTGTGCGTCGAACTACAAGGGGCTGGCAGTGTACTCCAGCGAGCGGGAGTCGTTCCAGTCGTGTGTCGACGACAAGATCTCCTCGGAGTTCGCGGAGAACGGCGTGATCCTGGAGACGGTCCAGGTCAGGTCGATCAACCTCCCGCAGTCGGTGATCGACGCGATCAACGAGAAGCAGGCGGCCGAGAAGCGTGTCGAGAAGAAGGAGGCGGAGATCGAGATCGCCCGCAAGGAGAAACAGAAGGCAGAGATCGAGGCGGAGGCGGAAGCCGAGCGGATTCGGATCAAGGGTCGAGCCCTCCAACGCAACCCGCAGGTGTTGCAGCTGCGGTACATCGAGGCGCTCCAGACCGGCAACACCATCTACGTGCCGGCAGACAGCAGTAGCTTCACGCTGACGCGGGAGGTGGCACGCGGCAACACGACGACCGCGAACACGACGACGACGAACACGACCACGAACACGACGGGCTGA
- a CDS encoding tRNA pseudouridine(54/55) synthase Pus10 yields MARTRALLSGGPICDHCLGRPFADRSFGLGNDERGRGLRTAVALADDTDYDPPDPGDCWVCEGVFTRLPEFTERAAAAVADFEFDTYQVGTRVPGLLAENDRLLREDAGMDPEAGEPLRKELNRELGKRVGAETETEVDFERPDVQFLLDLEADDLGATVNSAFVYGRYRKLERDVPQTEWPCSDCAGSGRDGREPCPVCDGTGYRYPESVEQLTAPVVEEVMDGVDAAFHGAGREDVDARMLGTGRPFVIEVEEPRRRTVDAARLGEDIDAFADGTVEVDGLRLCRYEMVERVKELDASKRYRAEVTFGEPVTAAALSEAAETLSETTVEQYTPNRVDHRRASRTRERTAYDVTTSLDDADPTRGTVEIHGEGGLYVKELVSGDDGRTEPSLAGELGVDAEVTALDVVAVEGESEPFEREELFRDDRDVTPPSVEETTGGDEGLRAEDS; encoded by the coding sequence CTGGCCCGGACACGGGCGTTGCTGTCCGGCGGGCCGATCTGTGACCACTGTCTCGGGCGGCCCTTCGCCGACCGCTCGTTCGGACTCGGCAACGACGAGCGTGGCCGCGGGCTCCGCACCGCGGTCGCGCTCGCGGACGACACGGACTACGACCCGCCGGACCCGGGCGACTGCTGGGTGTGTGAGGGGGTGTTCACTCGACTCCCGGAGTTCACCGAGCGCGCCGCGGCGGCGGTCGCGGACTTCGAGTTCGACACCTACCAGGTCGGCACGCGTGTGCCCGGTCTCCTCGCCGAGAACGACCGACTGCTCCGGGAAGACGCCGGGATGGACCCGGAGGCGGGCGAACCGCTCCGGAAGGAGCTGAATCGTGAACTCGGCAAACGGGTCGGCGCCGAGACGGAGACGGAGGTGGACTTCGAACGGCCGGACGTGCAGTTCCTGTTGGATCTAGAGGCCGACGACCTCGGGGCGACGGTCAACTCGGCGTTCGTCTACGGCCGCTACCGGAAGCTGGAACGGGACGTGCCACAGACGGAGTGGCCGTGTTCCGACTGTGCCGGCAGCGGCCGCGACGGCCGAGAGCCGTGTCCAGTCTGTGACGGGACGGGCTACCGCTACCCGGAGAGTGTCGAACAGCTCACGGCGCCGGTCGTCGAGGAGGTGATGGACGGGGTCGACGCGGCGTTCCACGGCGCCGGCCGCGAGGACGTGGACGCCCGGATGCTCGGCACCGGCCGGCCGTTCGTGATCGAGGTGGAAGAGCCCCGCCGCCGGACGGTCGACGCCGCGCGACTCGGCGAAGACATCGACGCCTTCGCCGACGGGACAGTCGAGGTGGACGGCCTGCGGCTGTGTCGCTACGAGATGGTCGAACGGGTCAAGGAGTTGGACGCCAGCAAGCGCTACCGTGCCGAGGTGACGTTCGGCGAACCCGTCACGGCGGCCGCGTTGTCCGAGGCCGCCGAGACGCTCTCGGAGACGACCGTCGAGCAGTACACCCCCAACCGGGTGGACCACCGCCGGGCGTCGCGCACCCGCGAACGGACGGCCTACGACGTGACGACGAGCCTGGACGACGCGGACCCGACGCGGGGCACCGTCGAAATCCACGGCGAGGGCGGGCTGTACGTGAAAGAGCTCGTCTCCGGCGACGACGGCCGGACGGAGCCGAGTCTGGCCGGCGAGCTCGGGGTCGACGCCGAGGTGACCGCCCTGGACGTGGTGGCAGTCGAAGGGGAGTCGGAGCCGTTCGAGCGCGAGGAGCTGTTCCGTGACGACCGCGACGTGACACCGCCGAGCGTCGAGGAGACGACCGGGGGCGACGAGGGCCTCCGAGCGGAAGACTCTTGA
- a CDS encoding metal-dependent hydrolase, translating to MELTWHGHSTWHVTLDDTTLLIDPFFDNPHTDLEPEDVETPEFVLLTHGHADHIAHAGEFADATLVATPEIAGYAEAELGFEDTVGMNLGGTVACGNAFVTMHRADHTNGLNTGYEHEVGMPAGFVISEHRPTLSSDDDAGTTFYHAGDTGLMTEMRDVIGEYLEPDAAAVPAGDHFTMGPTQAAIAVDWLDVDHAFPMHYDTFPPVEIDTDRFVDEVAATGSDANVEVLDGDETFTLE from the coding sequence ATGGAACTCACTTGGCACGGCCACTCGACCTGGCACGTCACGCTCGACGACACGACGCTGCTGATCGACCCGTTCTTCGACAACCCGCACACGGATCTGGAGCCGGAGGACGTAGAGACGCCGGAGTTCGTCCTCCTGACACACGGCCACGCCGATCACATCGCACACGCCGGGGAGTTCGCCGACGCCACGCTGGTGGCCACGCCGGAGATCGCCGGCTACGCCGAGGCGGAACTCGGGTTCGAAGACACCGTCGGGATGAATCTCGGCGGCACGGTAGCGTGTGGCAACGCCTTCGTCACGATGCACCGCGCCGACCACACGAACGGGCTGAACACCGGGTACGAACACGAGGTCGGGATGCCCGCCGGCTTCGTGATCTCCGAACACCGGCCGACGCTGTCGTCGGACGACGACGCCGGGACGACGTTCTACCACGCCGGCGACACCGGGCTGATGACGGAGATGCGCGACGTGATCGGCGAGTACCTGGAGCCGGACGCCGCCGCCGTCCCGGCCGGCGACCACTTCACCATGGGGCCGACACAGGCCGCCATCGCGGTCGACTGGCTGGACGTCGACCACGCGTTCCCGATGCACTACGACACGTTCCCGCCGGTCGAGATCGACACCGACCGGTTCGTCGACGAGGTCGCCGCGACCGGCAGCGACGCGAACGTCGAGGTGCTGGACGGCGACGAGACGTTCACGCTGGAGTAG
- a CDS encoding prephenate dehydrogenase — protein MELLVVGAGEMGRWLADTLAPRLDSVAFADRTAGAAEAAAREQTAVDSRAVALETGDAFDVVALAVPIPAVGGAVRSHAPNATGALVDVTGAMAPALTAMERHAVSEYASFHPLFAPPRAPGRVAYVPGEAGETVGRVRSGLGAAGNEVFETTAADHDEAMETVQAKAHAAVLAYALAGESVDERFHTPVSSSLSELVETVTEGDARVYEDVQETFGGADEVAQAAATVAETVGDGESFASVFERARDHVGGVTPRDATLDGGTVDGDEGAPDETVPDETDGNGGEGS, from the coding sequence ATGGAGTTGCTGGTCGTCGGAGCCGGCGAGATGGGGCGTTGGCTCGCGGACACGCTCGCGCCGCGGTTGGACAGTGTGGCGTTCGCCGACCGGACGGCGGGGGCGGCGGAGGCGGCCGCCCGCGAGCAGACGGCCGTCGACAGCCGTGCAGTCGCGTTAGAGACGGGTGACGCGTTCGACGTGGTGGCGTTGGCGGTGCCGATCCCGGCCGTCGGCGGGGCGGTGCGGAGCCACGCGCCGAACGCGACGGGGGCACTCGTGGACGTGACGGGAGCGATGGCGCCGGCGCTGACGGCGATGGAGCGGCACGCCGTCTCCGAGTACGCCAGCTTCCACCCGTTGTTCGCGCCGCCGCGGGCACCGGGGCGGGTGGCGTACGTCCCGGGCGAGGCCGGCGAGACGGTGGGGCGCGTGCGGTCGGGGCTGGGGGCCGCCGGCAACGAGGTGTTCGAGACGACGGCCGCCGACCACGACGAGGCGATGGAGACGGTGCAGGCGAAGGCGCACGCGGCGGTGTTGGCGTACGCCCTCGCGGGGGAGTCGGTCGACGAACGGTTCCACACCCCGGTGTCGTCGTCGCTGTCGGAGTTGGTCGAGACGGTGACCGAGGGTGACGCGCGGGTGTACGAGGACGTACAGGAGACGTTCGGCGGGGCCGACGAGGTGGCGCAGGCGGCGGCGACCGTCGCCGAGACCGTCGGCGACGGGGAGTCGTTCGCGTCGGTGTTCGAGCGGGCGCGCGACCACGTCGGCGGGGTGACCCCGCGGGACGCGACGCTCGACGGTGGGACGGTCGACGGCGACGAGGGGGCGCCCGACGAGACGGTGCCCGACGAGACGGACGGGAACGGGGGTGAGGGGTCGTGA